The Stigmatella ashevillena genomic sequence TAGTGCACCTGGGCACGCACCTCGTCCGGGGCCTCTGGAGGCGCGGCGGAGAAGCCCACCGCCTTCAGCAGCGGCAAGTCCACTACCTCGTCTCCCATGTAGCCACACCGGTCCGCGGAGACCTTCAGCAGCTCCAGCAGCTTCTCGAAGTGCGCCACCTTGTCCTGGCTGCCGAAGTGCACGTGCCGCAAGCCCAGGGACTGCATCCGCATCTGAGCCGAGAGGCTGTCGCCCCCGGAGATGGCCGCCACCTCGATGCCCGCCTCCTGCAACCGCTTGATGCCCATGCCGTCACGCACGCTGTACATCTGCGTCCAGCCGGAGTTGGGCACCCAGAAGATGCGCCCGTCGGTGAGCGTCCCGTCGATGTCGAAGATCATCACCGACAGGTGCCGTACCCGGGCCTTGAGCGATTCGAGGTCCTGGTTCATCCGCGGCTACTTGGGCACGGCCTTGAGCGTGGCCTTGCCGTCCTTGATGACGACCTTGAACTCCACGTTCTTGGCGTTGTGCTGCTTGAGCAGGTCCGGCACCTGCTTGCGCAGGTTGGCGGCCACCGACTCGAAGCTCATCTTCGAGGTGTCCTCCTGGTTGCGCTTCTTGGCCGTGACGTAGGCGTCGTAAACGGCCCGGAGCTTGTCGTCCGAGAGCCCAGCCCCTGTCCCCGGTGTGGCAGGCCGGGGGCTTGAAGCCGCGGGACGGGCAGCCCCGGGCGCTCCCGGACGGGCGGCAGCGGCCGGCGGACGGGCGGCGGGAGCGGAGCTCAGCGGCTCATCCGTGAGCCCCTCGAGCGCGGCGGCGATGCCCCCACCTCCTGGAGGAGGGGTTCCAAAGGAGGGGACTCCTCGCGCGGGCGCCCCACCCGGAGTTCCCCGGGCGGGCGTTCCCCCCGCGGGGACGGGCGCTGCACCCCGGGCGGGCGCTCCCCCCGAAGGCGCAGGGACCGCGCCCCGGGCGGGCGCCGCCACCGGAGCCGACGTGCCAGGCCCCCGGACGGGCGCCACGGCAGGCGCCACTGCGGGCACGGACGGCACGGCAGCCACGGGCGCAACCGAGGGCGCTCCCCGGAACGGCGTGCCCGCAACGGGCGCAACGGAGGGAATCGAGGGCGCCCCTCCGGAGGCCGCTGGGGGCGTCGCCCGGAACGGCGTGCTCGCCGCGGGCGCGATCGCGGGAATTACGGGCGCCACCACGGGGGCGATCGGCGCCATCGTGGGCACGGACGGCACCGGGGCCACCGCGGGGGCCCCTCGGAACGAGACCGCCCCGGCCACGGGCTCCACCGGCTGCGGAATGAAGGCGGGCCGGGCCACCTTCGCGGGCACGGGCTCGTTGGGGATGATGTCCGACACATCCTCCAAGTCCGCGTCGGAGAGCTCCTCCGTCAGGTCATGCGCCTCCTGGCGGCGCTCTCCACCGGCGGCCTTCTGGGCGCGGCGCTTGGCCTTGAGAATGTCGCGCTTGTAGGTACCCGCCTCGATCTCCTGGAGGGTGCGCGTCCACAACCGCTCGTAGGTGAGGAACTTGTTGTGGAGCGAGTTGAGGCGGAACTTCGCGGCGGTGTTGCGCACATTGCTGCCCTTGAGCCTCAGCAGCCGCTTCTTGAGTTCCTCATGGTTCCGCAGGGGCGGAAAGCGCTCGTTGCCGAGAAAGTATTGCTCGTAGGTGGCCCGCAGGGCCGCCAGTTCCTCCTCGAGCTCCGAGGTCTCCTGGAGGGCCAGCTCGCTGTTGGACTTCTTCTGTCCGGACTTGTCGTCCCCCAGGAGCTTCGCAGGGGCGGACTTGGCACTGGACGTGGACTTTCCGGGCTCCGGTGGCATTCGACCTCAGAGTGTCCCCAAGACGCGGTCCCTTATCAACCTCCG encodes the following:
- a CDS encoding MXAN_5187 C-terminal domain-containing protein, whose translation is MPPEPGKSTSSAKSAPAKLLGDDKSGQKKSNSELALQETSELEEELAALRATYEQYFLGNERFPPLRNHEELKKRLLRLKGSNVRNTAAKFRLNSLHNKFLTYERLWTRTLQEIEAGTYKRDILKAKRRAQKAAGGERRQEAHDLTEELSDADLEDVSDIIPNEPVPAKVARPAFIPQPVEPVAGAVSFRGAPAVAPVPSVPTMAPIAPVVAPVIPAIAPAASTPFRATPPAASGGAPSIPSVAPVAGTPFRGAPSVAPVAAVPSVPAVAPAVAPVRGPGTSAPVAAPARGAVPAPSGGAPARGAAPVPAGGTPARGTPGGAPARGVPSFGTPPPGGGGIAAALEGLTDEPLSSAPAARPPAAAARPGAPGAARPAASSPRPATPGTGAGLSDDKLRAVYDAYVTAKKRNQEDTSKMSFESVAANLRKQVPDLLKQHNAKNVEFKVVIKDGKATLKAVPK
- a CDS encoding KdsC family phosphatase gives rise to the protein MNQDLESLKARVRHLSVMIFDIDGTLTDGRIFWVPNSGWTQMYSVRDGMGIKRLQEAGIEVAAISGGDSLSAQMRMQSLGLRHVHFGSQDKVAHFEKLLELLKVSADRCGYMGDEVVDLPLLKAVGFSAAPPEAPDEVRAQVHYVAQKAAGFGAAREVCEFILRHRPGP